A region from the Vicia villosa cultivar HV-30 ecotype Madison, WI linkage group LG3, Vvil1.0, whole genome shotgun sequence genome encodes:
- the LOC131662129 gene encoding putative receptor protein kinase ZmPK1, with translation MSPSPLQIFITIFIILFHFHHSSSFSLSVENPEHNFILSPNHTFTAGFYPVGENAYSFAIWFTQKQKHLDNNNNTATVIWMANRDQPVNGKHSTLSILKTGNLILTDAAQSIVWSTDTASSKPLKLLLHDTGNLVLHELNTNTNCSSNNILWKSFDSPTDTLLPDQTLTRFTSLVSSRSKTNHSSGFYKLFFDNDNILRLLYEGPRVSSIFWPDPWATSNGAAGSGSRSTYNSSRIASLDSFGSFSSSDNFVFNTSDYGTLLQRRLTLDHDGNVRVYSRKDEIQSWFVSGQFKQRSCFIHGICGPNSTCSNDPMNGRKCSCLPGYVWINNQDNSQGCRPNFTLSCSNMTHHDELRFLALPHVDFYGYDYGFYENKTYKECEDLCSHLCDCAGFQYTFFFTADKGGYYLCFPKIQLLNGHRSQNFQSLFYLKLPKSSDFVDGVKNQQNGKGMVCSRNRVVKLERGYIEEKENGSLKFMLWFAGGLGGVELLGFFLVCFFLFRGSKDSSEDSNGYVLATARFRKFSYSELKRATEDFSEEIGRGAGGSVYKGVLSNNRVAAIKRLHEANQGESESEFLAEVSIIGKLNHMNLIEMWGYCAEGKHRLLVYEYMEKGTLADNLSSNELDWGKRYNIAMGTAKGLAYLHEECLEWILHCDIKPQNILVDSDYQPKVADFGLSKLLNRDDLGNSKFSRIRGTRGYMAPEWVFNLEITSKVDVYSYGVVVLEMITGKSPTTGIQIKEELCHERLVTWVREKKRKGLEVGCWVEQIVDPTMEANYDVKKMETLANVALDCVADDKDVRPTMSQVVERLLCHEHNY, from the coding sequence ATGTCTCCTTCACCATTACAAATCTTCATCACAATCTTCATCATCCTCTTCCATTTCCATCACTCCTCATCATTCTCCCTCTCGGTAGAAAACCCCGAACATAACTTCATACTCTCACCCAATCACACATTCACCGCAGGCTTCTACCCCGTAGGTGAAAATGCTTATTCATTCGCCATTTGGTtcacacaaaaacaaaaacaccttgacaacaacaacaacaccgccACCGTTATTTGGATGGCAAATCGTGACCAACCCGTCAACGGAAAACACTCAACACTTTCTATTCTCAAAACCGGCAACCTCATCTTAACCGATGCAGCCCAATCCATCGTTTGGTCCACAGACACCGCCTCATCAAAACCACTAAAATTACTCTTACATGACACCGGTAACCTCGTTCTTCATGaactaaacacaaacacaaactgtTCCAGCAATAACATTCTATGGAAAAGCTTTGACTCCCCAACTGATACACTTCTACCAGACCAAACTCTAACGAGATTCACCAGCCTCGTTTCATCAAGAAGCAAAACAAATCACTCATCGGGTTTCTACAAACTCTTCTTTGATAATGACAACATTCTTCGTCTTCTTTATGAAGGTCCAAGAGTTTCGAGCATTTTTTGGCCAGATCCTTGGGCTACAAGCAACGGTGCTGCTGGAAGTGGTAGCAGATCAACTTACAACAGTAGCAGAATTGCTTCTTTGGATTCATTTGGTAGCTTTAGTTCTTCAGATAATTTCGTTTTCAATACTTCTGACTATGGAACATTGTTGCAACGTAGACTTACACTCGACCATGATGGTAACGTTCGCGTTTATAGCAGAAAAGATGAGATACAAAGTTGGTTTGTTTCCGGCCAATTTAAACAACGATCTTGTTTCATTCATGGGATTTGTGGACCGAATAGTACTTGCAGTAATGATCCGATGAATGGTAGAAAGTGTTCTTGTTTACCTGGTTATGTTTggattaataatcaagataattcTCAAGGTTGCAGACCCAATTTTACACTTTCATGCAGTAACATGACTCATCATGATGAGTTAAGGTTTTTGGCTTTACCTCATGTAGATTTTTATGGATATGATTATGGCTTCTATGAGAATAAAACTTACAAAGAATGTGAGGATCTGTGTTCACACTTGTGTGATTGTGCTGGATTTCAGTATACGTTTTTCTTTACAGCTGATAAGGGTGGTTATTATTTGTGTTTTCCGAAGATCCAGTTACTTAATGGCCATCGTTCACAGAATTTTCAATCATTATTCTACTTGAAATTGCCAAAAAGTAGTGATTTTGTTGATGGGGTTAAGAATCAACAAAATGGGAAGGGAATGGTTTGTTCAAGGAATAGGGTGGTAAAGCTTGAGCGAGGAtacatagaagagaaagaaaatggtTCCTTGAAGTTCATGCTTTGGTTTGCTGGTGGCTTAGGAGGAGTTGAACTCTTGGGATTTTTTCTGGTGTGTTTTTTCTTGTTTAGGGGTAGCAAAGATTCTAGTGAGGATAGTAACGGATATGTTTTAGCAACAGCAAggtttaggaaatttagttactCTGAATTGAAACGAGCTACGGAAGATTTTAGTGAAGAGATTGGAAGAGGTGCTGGAGGATCTGTGTATAAAGGTGTTTTATCCAATAATCGAGTCGCTGCGATAAAGCGTCTGCATGAAGCAAATCAAGGAGAGAGTGAGAGTGAGTTTCTTGCTGAAGTTAGCATCATTGGAAAGCTTAACCACATGAACTTGATTGAAATGTGGGGTTATTGTGCAGAGGGAAAGCATAGGTTGTTGGTTTATGAGTACATGGAAAAGGGTACTTTAGCTGATAATCTCTCATCAAATGAACTTGATTGGGGTAAAAGGTATAACATTGCTATGGGAACTGCAAAGGGTCTTGCTTATTTACATGAAGAGTGTTTGGAGTGGATTTTGCATTGTGATATAAAGCCACAAAACATACTTGTTGACTCTGATTACCAACCTAAGGTAGCAGATTTTGGTTTGTCTAAGCTATTGAATAGGGATgaccttggtaattcaaaattTTCAAGGATAAGAGGGACAAGAGGTTACATGGCACCTGAATGGGTTTTCAACTTGGAAATCACATCAAAGGTGGATGTTTATAGCTATGGAGTTGTGGTGTTGGAGATGATTACTGGAAAGAGTCCAACAACTGGTATACAAATCAAAGAAGAGTTGTGTCATGAGAGATTGGTAACATGGGTTagggaaaaaaagagaaaaggattAGAAGTTGGTTGTTGGGTAGAACAAATTGTGGACCCGACAATGGAAGCAAATTATGATGTTAAGAAAATGGAGACTTTGGCAAATGTTGCTTTGGATTGTGTAGCAGATGATAAAGATGTTAGGCCCACCATGAGTCAAGTTGTTGAGAGACTTCTATGTCATGAGCATAATTATTGA